The genomic DNA ATGCGGGTTCCAAAGACCCGTGTCTTACCGCTTGACGACACCCCAACTATTATAAATAAAAGAAGTTCGGAGTTCAGGGTTCGGAGTTCGGGGACTTCAAGTGGTTTAATAACCGCTTTATTAACGCTATACGCCGAACTTTTTACAACCCTCTGGCCAAAAAGACCCGGCCCCACCCTTTTTTTCTTAAACGGATAAAGGCCTCGCCGGCCTTGTATTGGTCCTCCCAGATTCCAAATACCGTAGAACCGCTGCCGCTCATCAGGGCCTGCAGGCACCCCTGCTCCTGTAAGGTCTTTTTAATTTCTCCGAGAATAGGAAAGGCGGGGAGGACCCATTTTTCCAGATCGTTTTTGATCTGTTCTTTCCCCGGTATACCCCCCTGGTCCTTTAAACTTTTTATATTAATTGTTTTTTCTTTTTGTGTCAACGGGAATTTTATCTGATGGTAAGCCCAGGCCGTGGAAATTGAAAATCCAGGGAAAATAAGGACATACCACCAGGAGGACAAGGACGGCCAGGGTTCTATCCGTTCTCCCCTCCCCAAGGCTAAGGCCGTGCCGGGCTTTAAAAAAAAGGGGACATCCGAACCCACCTGGGCGGCCAAAGCCCCTAATCGATCCGGTGGAACCGGGTTTCCCAAAATATGGTTCAGTCCGGATAAGATTGCAGCCGCATCGCTGCTTCCCCCTCCCAGCCCGCCTCCCGGAGGGATCCTTTTTATCAGCCGGATTGATAAGGAAAGGGAACGTTCCAGTTCTTTTTCCAGAAGACTTATAGCCCGAATGACCAGATTGTCTTCATTTTCCAGTTCCGGATAGCCGGGACAACGGATTTCCCGGCCTCCGGTACCAGCCCTGATCCAGAGGCTGTCGAATAAGCCGACCGCTTGCATCAAAGAGCGGATTTCATGGTATCCATCAGGCCTTTTTCTTAGAATCTCTAAGAAAAGGTTAACCTTAGCCGGGGCCAGGATCTTAAAGCCTTCGGCTGGAATTTCCATCTATTCGCTCAGGCGAAGGCTGACAAAAAGGTTCATCCCGCCCCGTTTTATCCGGAAAAGGATATTGCTCCCTTTTTTTATACTGCCGATCAGGTTTTGATACGTTTTCAAATCCTTGACCGGTTTTCGGTTTACTTCTTTGATCAAGTCCCCCTCCTGGATCCCGGCTTCCTCGGCCGGACTTCCCTCTTGAACCTGAACGATCAAGATGCCCGGTTCATAATCCACCCTGAGACGGCGGGCCAGTTCAGGGGTAAATTCCTGAACAAAGATACCCAAAGCTTCTTTGGATTGGGAACCGCCGGAGGCCATTTTTTTGTCCTCCAATTCCTGGATTTGGACCTGGAATACGAGGGATTTGCCTTCCCGCAGGACCTTCACTTCAACGGATTTCCCTACCGGAACGGCCGCCACTAATCTCGGCAGTTCATTCATCTCCTTGATCGGTTTCCGATCGAATTCGATTATGATATCCCCGGGTTTTATACCGACCTTTTCAGCCGGACTTCCGGCCGTTACATCACCTACTAAAGCCCCGGACTCCTCCTTTAGATTGAAGGCCTTGGCCAGATCCGGAGTAACTTTTTGAATCATAACCCCCAACCAGCCCCGGGTAACCTTACCTTTCTCTTTTAATTGAGAAATCAATTCCTTGGCTGTATTGATGGGTATGGCAAAGCCGATCCCCTGGCCTCCGGCAAAAATGGCTGTATTGATCCCGATCACTTCTCCCTTGAGATTGATCAGGGGTCCCCCACTGTTTCCCGGGTTGATGGAAGCATCGGTTTGAATAAAGTTGTCATAGGGTCCGGCGCCGATAACCCGGCCTTTGGCGCTGACTATGCCGGCGGTAACCGTATGGTCCAGGCCGAAAGGGTTACCGATGGCCATGACCCAATCGCCGACCCGGATTTCGTCGGAATTTCCCAGCCTAATGAGTTGAAACCCTTTCCAGGATTTGATCTTGATCAGGGCCAAGTCGGTTTTGGCATCCCGGCCGATCACTTTGGCTTCATATTCCTTGTGATCGGTTAAGATGACCTTTATTTCATCGGCATCCTCGACCACATGATTGTTGGTCAGAATATAGCCTTCTGCGTCGAGGATGAACCCGGAGCCCAGACTCTTTTGTTTGTATTCTTTGGGCTGCTGGGGGGCATCCCCACCAAAAAATTTTTCAAAAAAATCGTCCATCGGATTTCTTCGATCTTTCGGTCCCATAAAGAAATCAAAGACCCGGCCACCACCCTTTACCCTTTTCGTGGTACTGATATTGACCACAGCCGGGGAAACCGCCTGGGCCAAATCGGCAAAGGAAGGGACCCCCCCGATGATTGGGACTTCCGTTTTCGCAGAAAGGGGATTGGTCCAGTTTAGATTGGCGGCGATAATCAGTCCGGCAATCAAAGAAAGCAGGGAAACCCCCATCAATGTCATTAAATAACGATGTCTTTTCCAAAGACTTGCCATAACAACGGCCTCCTGATTTATACGAAAATAGGGTTCGAGGATTCCAGGAATCGAGGGTTCAAGGGGTTAATTCCAACGTTTTCCACTTGAATCCTTGACCCCTCGAATCCTGGAACCCTTTGATTATTTTGCCCGGATGAAAGCCATCCGTAAATCATATAACATCCCTTCTAAAAGTTTCTGCTCATCTTCGCTTAGATTTCCCACGGTTTTTTCTTTTAGCATGTTCAGGGTATCAATAACGTGTTTGGCCAGAGGCAAATCCTTTTTTTTCTCTCCTGAAACCGGGTGGGGGAATTCTCCTAAATGAAAGAGGACCTCGGTGCTTAAGTAGACGATAAAAGTAGAAAAATTAACCTCGGGCAAAGGAGGGTGGGGTGGGGGTTCTTTCTGTTCAACTCTTTCCTGGGTCGGTTCCTCTTGAGGAGTCGATTTT from Deltaproteobacteria bacterium includes the following:
- a CDS encoding DUF1844 domain-containing protein, with product MSENEEKGFVFKDRRKIFSESEKEPEQKKSTPQEEPTQERVEQKEPPPHPPLPEVNFSTFIVYLSTEVLFHLGEFPHPVSGEKKKDLPLAKHVIDTLNMLKEKTVGNLSEDEQKLLEGMLYDLRMAFIRAK
- a CDS encoding DegQ family serine endoprotease; this encodes MASLWKRHRYLMTLMGVSLLSLIAGLIIAANLNWTNPLSAKTEVPIIGGVPSFADLAQAVSPAVVNISTTKRVKGGGRVFDFFMGPKDRRNPMDDFFEKFFGGDAPQQPKEYKQKSLGSGFILDAEGYILTNNHVVEDADEIKVILTDHKEYEAKVIGRDAKTDLALIKIKSWKGFQLIRLGNSDEIRVGDWVMAIGNPFGLDHTVTAGIVSAKGRVIGAGPYDNFIQTDASINPGNSGGPLINLKGEVIGINTAIFAGGQGIGFAIPINTAKELISQLKEKGKVTRGWLGVMIQKVTPDLAKAFNLKEESGALVGDVTAGSPAEKVGIKPGDIIIEFDRKPIKEMNELPRLVAAVPVGKSVEVKVLREGKSLVFQVQIQELEDKKMASGGSQSKEALGIFVQEFTPELARRLRVDYEPGILIVQVQEGSPAEEAGIQEGDLIKEVNRKPVKDLKTYQNLIGSIKKGSNILFRIKRGGMNLFVSLRLSE
- the ispE gene encoding 4-(cytidine 5'-diphospho)-2-C-methyl-D-erythritol kinase, encoding MEIPAEGFKILAPAKVNLFLEILRKRPDGYHEIRSLMQAVGLFDSLWIRAGTGGREIRCPGYPELENEDNLVIRAISLLEKELERSLSLSIRLIKRIPPGGGLGGGSSDAAAILSGLNHILGNPVPPDRLGALAAQVGSDVPFFLKPGTALALGRGERIEPWPSLSSWWYVLIFPGFSISTAWAYHQIKFPLTQKEKTINIKSLKDQGGIPGKEQIKNDLEKWVLPAFPILGEIKKTLQEQGCLQALMSGSGSTVFGIWEDQYKAGEAFIRLRKKGWGRVFLARGL